Proteins from a genomic interval of Actinoalloteichus hymeniacidonis:
- a CDS encoding glycine betaine ABC transporter substrate-binding protein produces the protein MTRKRNRSALLGVTLLTSVSVLAGCGLSSGSSLSLEVGPGSIEHDPTLADATFTVGSKDFTENWVLGYITLFSLSAAGAEVRDLTNIQGSNSARDALDTEQIDMYWEYTGTSWISYNGKVDPVPGAEAQYEAVAELDKAEHGLVWTAMSPVDNTYAFSMNQENAERLGVETLSDLAELVREQPDEATFCVETEFASRNDGLPGMEEAYGFTAPPENVSLLGTGPIYQATADGEVCNFGEVFTTDGRILGLDLVVLEDDKEFFPRYNASVVVREDVIEEYPQIRDVIDPVSERLNNEAITKMNARVDVDGMDPDQVAMEWLIEEGFVTAVD, from the coding sequence ATGACTCGGAAACGTAACCGCAGCGCCCTGTTGGGCGTGACGCTGCTGACCTCGGTGTCGGTGCTCGCAGGCTGCGGGCTGAGCTCGGGATCGTCGTTGTCGTTGGAGGTCGGGCCCGGCTCGATCGAACACGACCCGACGCTCGCCGATGCCACCTTCACCGTCGGTTCCAAGGACTTCACCGAGAACTGGGTGCTGGGCTATATCACCCTGTTCTCGTTGTCCGCAGCCGGCGCGGAGGTGCGGGACCTCACCAACATCCAGGGCTCCAATAGTGCGCGGGATGCCCTCGATACCGAGCAGATCGACATGTACTGGGAGTACACCGGAACCTCGTGGATCTCCTACAACGGCAAGGTCGATCCCGTCCCGGGGGCCGAGGCACAGTACGAGGCCGTCGCGGAACTCGATAAGGCCGAGCATGGGCTCGTGTGGACCGCGATGTCACCGGTGGACAACACCTACGCCTTCTCGATGAATCAGGAGAACGCCGAACGCCTCGGCGTGGAGACCCTGTCCGATCTGGCGGAGCTTGTCCGGGAACAACCGGATGAGGCCACGTTCTGTGTGGAGACCGAGTTCGCCAGTCGTAACGACGGGCTGCCGGGCATGGAGGAGGCCTACGGGTTCACCGCGCCGCCGGAGAATGTCTCGCTACTGGGCACCGGGCCGATCTATCAGGCCACGGCCGATGGCGAGGTGTGCAACTTCGGCGAGGTGTTCACCACCGATGGCCGCATCCTCGGTCTCGATCTCGTTGTGCTCGAGGACGACAAGGAGTTCTTCCCGCGTTATAACGCCTCCGTCGTGGTGCGGGAAGACGTCATCGAGGAGTACCCGCAGATCCGGGACGTGATTGACCCGGTCTCGGAGCGGTTGAACAATGAGGCCATCACCAAGATGAACGCCAGGGTGGACGTGGACGGGATGGACCCCGACCAGGTCGCCATGGAATGGCTGATCGAGGAAGGCTTCGTCACGGCCGTCGACTGA
- a CDS encoding ABC transporter permease produces MTAAVRQGASLDVESGSNRSERLRLFLEPAIVLALISGVLLWAFTRELDDIEARNINVPVLASLTWEHIQITAMVVVIVLLVAVPLGVMVTRPWAKFIAPVVLVIANIGQAAPALGVLVLFFLWTEQTGFWVVVFPTALYALLPVLRNTMIGIQQVDSSLLEAGRGVGMSPFTVLRRIELPLAIPFVLAGLRTSLVLAVGVATLAFFVGGGGLGELIDSGYKLGRPSMLVVGAALAMALALLVDWLGGLAERLLGPKGLR; encoded by the coding sequence ATGACCGCGGCCGTCCGGCAAGGTGCGTCGCTCGACGTCGAATCGGGGTCGAACCGTTCGGAACGGCTTCGGTTGTTCCTGGAACCCGCGATCGTGCTCGCCCTGATCTCCGGGGTACTGCTGTGGGCGTTCACCAGGGAACTGGACGACATCGAGGCGCGGAACATCAATGTTCCCGTGCTGGCTTCGTTGACCTGGGAGCACATCCAGATCACCGCCATGGTGGTGGTGATCGTGCTGTTGGTCGCGGTGCCGCTCGGTGTGATGGTGACCCGGCCGTGGGCGAAGTTCATCGCACCGGTCGTGCTCGTCATCGCCAATATCGGCCAGGCCGCGCCCGCACTCGGTGTGCTGGTGCTGTTCTTCCTCTGGACGGAGCAGACGGGTTTCTGGGTGGTGGTCTTCCCGACCGCGCTCTACGCCCTGCTTCCGGTGCTGCGTAACACCATGATCGGTATTCAGCAGGTGGACTCCAGCCTCTTGGAGGCGGGTCGCGGTGTTGGGATGTCGCCGTTCACGGTGCTGCGTCGGATCGAGCTTCCATTGGCGATCCCGTTCGTGCTCGCAGGCCTTCGCACCTCCTTGGTGTTGGCCGTCGGTGTCGCGACGCTGGCCTTCTTCGTCGGGGGCGGCGGACTGGGTGAGTTGATCGACTCCGGCTACAAGCTGGGCAGGCCGTCCATGCTGGTGGTCGGTGCGGCGTTGGCGATGGCACTCGCCCTGCTGGTGGACTGGCTGGGCGGACTCGCCGAGCGGCTGCTCGGACCGAAGGGACTGCGATGA
- a CDS encoding ABC transporter ATP-binding protein produces MGANAPSGSAGGDSVEIRLEEVTKRYGNRAEPAVDAVSMTIPAGELVVFVGPSGCGKTTTMKMINRLIEPTSGRILIGGRDASSLNPDELRRSIGYAIQQVGLFPHLTVAENIGVVPGLLGWDKARIRSRTEEMLDLVGLESGEFFGRYPRQLSGGQQQRVGVARALAADPPVLLMDEPFGAVDPITRGNLQDELMRLQAELGKTIVFVTHDFDEAVKLGDRIAVLGNQSKILQYDTPEAILANPADDTVAGFVGAGASLKQLTLLRVRDVELEEVPTASVTESPSVLAEKLGSRRGAVGLVLDQRRRPIRWATKRDLARASSLETVGRPVVDSVDRASTLQDALEAILTDDDGYAVVTRSRGEYAGVVGIDTLMGTIRQLREQHEDTDGADA; encoded by the coding sequence GTGGGTGCTAACGCACCGTCGGGCTCGGCGGGCGGGGACAGCGTCGAGATCCGGTTGGAAGAGGTCACCAAGCGCTACGGGAACCGGGCCGAGCCCGCCGTGGACGCGGTGAGCATGACCATTCCCGCCGGCGAGCTGGTCGTCTTCGTCGGGCCGTCCGGCTGCGGCAAGACGACCACCATGAAGATGATCAACCGGTTGATCGAGCCGACCTCCGGCCGAATCCTCATCGGTGGCCGGGACGCGTCCAGCCTGAACCCGGACGAGCTCCGGCGCAGCATCGGATACGCCATCCAGCAGGTCGGGCTGTTCCCGCACCTGACGGTGGCCGAGAACATCGGTGTCGTGCCCGGCCTGCTCGGCTGGGACAAGGCGCGCATCCGGTCGCGGACCGAGGAGATGCTCGACCTCGTGGGTCTGGAGAGCGGCGAGTTCTTCGGCCGCTACCCGAGGCAGCTCTCGGGTGGCCAACAGCAGCGTGTCGGTGTGGCCAGGGCTTTGGCCGCCGATCCGCCGGTGCTGTTGATGGATGAGCCGTTCGGTGCGGTCGACCCGATCACCAGGGGGAACCTGCAGGACGAGTTGATGCGGTTGCAGGCGGAACTCGGCAAGACCATCGTCTTCGTCACGCACGACTTCGATGAGGCGGTCAAGCTGGGCGACCGGATCGCGGTGCTGGGCAACCAGTCGAAGATCCTGCAGTACGACACGCCGGAGGCCATCCTGGCCAACCCCGCGGACGACACCGTGGCGGGCTTCGTCGGCGCGGGTGCCTCGCTCAAGCAGCTCACGCTGTTGCGGGTTCGCGACGTCGAACTCGAAGAGGTGCCCACCGCATCGGTGACGGAGTCGCCGAGTGTGTTGGCCGAGAAGCTCGGCTCCCGCCGGGGCGCGGTCGGCCTGGTGCTCGATCAGCGTCGGCGGCCGATTCGCTGGGCCACCAAACGCGATCTGGCCAGGGCGAGTTCGTTGGAGACGGTCGGTCGTCCGGTCGTGGACAGCGTCGACCGGGCCTCCACTCTCCAGGATGCTCTGGAGGCGATCCTCACCGATGACGACGGCTACGCGGTCGTCACCCGGTCCAGAGGTGAATACGCGGGCGTGGTCGGCATCGACACGTTGATGGGCACCATTCGCCAGTTGCGGGAGCAGCACGAGGACACCGACGGGGCGGACGCATGA
- a CDS encoding ABC transporter permease — translation MSFWEYVSSRWEQLAVDAFQHASAVVQCTIIAAFIGVLVGVVVYRSPVGSSLATALTSAILTVPSFALFGLLIPVLGLGVPPTVTALVLYALLPIVRNTIVGLNALDRSVVDAAKGIGMSRWHVLTRVELPLAWPSVLTGMRVSTQLLMGILAIAAYAKGPGLGNQILTGLARIGSANAVNSAVAGTLGIIALALVLDGLYILIGRMTTSRGVRV, via the coding sequence GTGAGTTTCTGGGAATACGTCAGCTCTCGTTGGGAGCAGCTGGCAGTCGATGCCTTCCAGCACGCCAGTGCCGTGGTGCAGTGCACCATCATCGCCGCGTTCATCGGCGTGCTGGTCGGTGTCGTCGTCTATCGGAGCCCGGTGGGTTCTTCGTTGGCGACGGCGCTGACCAGCGCGATCCTCACGGTTCCTTCGTTTGCGCTGTTCGGATTGTTGATTCCGGTCCTCGGGCTCGGGGTGCCGCCGACGGTGACGGCCCTGGTGCTGTACGCGCTGTTGCCGATCGTGCGCAACACCATCGTCGGCCTCAATGCCCTCGACCGCTCGGTCGTCGACGCGGCCAAGGGCATCGGAATGAGTCGATGGCATGTGTTGACCAGGGTCGAATTGCCGCTGGCCTGGCCCTCGGTTCTCACCGGGATGCGCGTCAGCACCCAGCTGTTGATGGGAATCCTGGCCATCGCGGCCTACGCCAAGGGACCCGGTCTCGGTAATCAGATCCTGACCGGTTTGGCCAGGATCGGAAGCGCGAACGCGGTGAACTCGGCCGTCGCGGGAACGCTCGGGATCATCGCGCTGGCATTGGTGCTGGACGGTTTGTACATCTTGATCGGCCGAATGACCACGTCAAGGGGTGTCCGTGTCTGA
- a CDS encoding BCCT family transporter, translated as MTTDDPDNARSTDPAEPPGTAATAVTKADRPKTDYVVFGVSAFLAVAFMVWGIVDTAGLGSFSGSALGWLMTNTGWVFVLAASGFVVFILWLAASRYGNIPLGRDDEKPEFRTVSWIAMMFSAGMGIGLMFFGVTEPLTHYADPPPGTVAAESNEALSTAMATSLFHWTLHPWAIYAVLGLAIAYGTFRRGRKQLISATFAPLFGKRISNGPAGRVIDILAIFATLFGSATSLGLGALQIGSGLQEVGWQESIGTGVLVAIITVLTIAFIASAVSGVAKGIQWLSNINMVLALLLALFLFVVGPTVMILNLVPTSIGAYFNDLAQMAARTDATGGDAVNTWLSGWTVFYWAWWISWAPFVGLFIARISRGRTIRQFVTGVILVPSIVSLVWFAILGGTAIYEQSQGVDLANAGGQEAQLFGLLAQFPLFEVVSVLVMILVSIFFVSGADAASVVMGTMSERGSISPSRPVVIFWGVATGAVAAIMLMVGGGGDDALSGLQDLTILAATPFVLVMVLMCFSLAKDLRSDPMVRRSEKAEAVIEQAVIHGNKRFAGDFQIEVGAIKKKKGSAPTVENLTDGESDHSEDSAK; from the coding sequence GTGACGACTGACGACCCTGACAACGCACGATCGACCGACCCCGCAGAACCGCCAGGCACGGCTGCGACAGCCGTCACGAAGGCGGACCGGCCGAAGACCGACTACGTGGTCTTCGGTGTCTCCGCGTTCCTCGCGGTGGCTTTCATGGTGTGGGGCATCGTGGACACCGCCGGCCTGGGAAGCTTCTCGGGCTCCGCACTCGGCTGGCTGATGACCAACACGGGCTGGGTGTTCGTGCTGGCTGCCTCCGGATTCGTGGTTTTCATCCTGTGGCTGGCGGCAAGTAGGTACGGCAACATCCCACTGGGTCGCGATGACGAGAAGCCGGAATTCCGGACCGTCTCGTGGATCGCGATGATGTTCAGCGCCGGTATGGGAATCGGTCTGATGTTCTTCGGTGTTACCGAGCCGTTGACGCATTATGCGGATCCCCCGCCCGGCACGGTTGCGGCGGAGAGCAACGAAGCCCTCTCGACCGCGATGGCCACCTCGTTGTTCCACTGGACCCTGCACCCGTGGGCCATCTACGCGGTGCTCGGACTGGCCATCGCCTACGGCACGTTCCGTCGTGGCCGCAAGCAGCTGATCAGTGCGACCTTCGCGCCGCTGTTCGGCAAGCGGATATCAAACGGCCCCGCCGGGCGCGTGATCGACATCCTCGCGATCTTCGCGACCCTCTTCGGCTCGGCCACCTCGCTCGGCCTCGGCGCGCTGCAGATCGGCAGCGGGCTCCAAGAGGTCGGCTGGCAGGAGAGCATCGGCACCGGTGTGCTGGTTGCGATCATCACCGTGCTCACCATCGCCTTCATCGCCTCGGCGGTCTCCGGCGTGGCCAAGGGCATCCAGTGGCTGTCGAACATCAACATGGTGTTGGCACTGCTGCTCGCGTTGTTCCTGTTCGTGGTCGGCCCGACGGTCATGATCCTGAACCTGGTGCCGACCTCCATCGGCGCCTACTTCAACGACCTCGCGCAGATGGCCGCGCGGACCGACGCCACCGGCGGCGACGCCGTCAACACCTGGCTGTCCGGCTGGACCGTCTTCTACTGGGCCTGGTGGATCTCCTGGGCGCCGTTCGTGGGTCTGTTCATCGCGCGCATCAGCCGTGGCCGGACCATCCGGCAGTTCGTCACCGGCGTGATCCTCGTTCCCAGCATCGTCAGCCTGGTGTGGTTCGCCATCCTCGGCGGTACGGCGATCTATGAACAATCACAGGGCGTCGATCTAGCGAATGCGGGCGGGCAGGAAGCCCAGTTGTTCGGCCTGTTGGCACAGTTCCCACTCTTCGAGGTGGTGAGCGTGCTGGTGATGATCCTCGTGTCGATCTTCTTCGTCTCCGGTGCCGACGCGGCTTCCGTGGTGATGGGGACGATGTCGGAACGCGGTTCCATCTCCCCCAGCCGTCCCGTGGTCATCTTCTGGGGTGTGGCCACCGGTGCCGTCGCGGCCATCATGCTGATGGTTGGCGGTGGTGGCGACGATGCGCTATCCGGCCTACAGGATCTGACGATTCTGGCGGCGACGCCATTCGTCCTCGTGATGGTGCTCATGTGCTTCTCGTTGGCCAAGGATCTGCGTAGCGACCCGATGGTTCGCCGCAGTGAGAAGGCGGAGGCAGTCATCGAGCAGGCGGTCATCCACGGAAACAAGCGATTCGCGGGTGACTTCCAGATCGAGGTCGGAGCCATCAAGAAGAAAAAGGGTTCGGCCCCGACCGTCGAGAATCTGACTGACGGCGAGTCGGACCATTCCGAGGACTCCGCTAAGTGA
- a CDS encoding YcnI family copper-binding membrane protein: MATTRMPSRFGGALALAGVCCLVGTGQAMAHVSAVPDEAAKGGYATIALRVPNERPDASTVSVAVGFPADQPLASVRTQPQPGWTIEVERADEESEDSPVSTVTWTAEDGAEIGPDQFQEFSLSLGGLPTDTDQLVLPVDQTYDSGEVVSWDEPPADGEEEPERPAPVVTLVDSEDTGHGHGVDSATGSADETTDDAAESAGQTQDDTARLLGGGGLVVGALGVGFGIGAILRSKKR; encoded by the coding sequence ATGGCGACAACACGCATGCCCAGCAGGTTCGGCGGCGCCCTCGCGCTCGCCGGGGTCTGCTGCCTCGTCGGCACGGGCCAGGCGATGGCCCACGTCAGTGCCGTTCCGGACGAGGCGGCGAAGGGCGGCTACGCCACCATCGCGCTGCGGGTGCCCAACGAGCGACCGGACGCGAGCACGGTGAGCGTTGCGGTCGGCTTCCCGGCCGATCAGCCGCTGGCCTCGGTACGCACCCAACCGCAGCCCGGCTGGACGATCGAGGTCGAACGGGCGGACGAGGAGTCCGAGGACTCCCCCGTGAGCACCGTGACCTGGACCGCCGAGGACGGCGCGGAGATCGGCCCCGACCAGTTCCAGGAGTTCTCGCTGAGCCTGGGCGGACTTCCGACCGATACCGATCAGTTGGTGCTTCCCGTCGATCAGACCTATGACAGCGGCGAGGTGGTGAGCTGGGACGAGCCGCCCGCCGATGGCGAGGAGGAGCCGGAGCGACCCGCGCCCGTGGTCACCCTCGTCGATAGCGAGGACACCGGTCACGGTCATGGCGTGGACTCGGCGACCGGTTCGGCGGACGAGACCACCGACGACGCGGCCGAGTCGGCTGGTCAGACGCAGGACGACACCGCTCGACTGTTGGGCGGGGGCGGCCTGGTGGTCGGTGCGCTGGGCGTCGGGTTCGGCATCGGCGCGATCCTGCGGTCGAAGAAGCGATGA
- a CDS encoding copper resistance CopC family protein encodes MTTRRGARWSLIASIVGFMLLGIAAPAWAHNVLIESRPGDGDMVEGAPEIVELVFDQRVQPGFNTVTVTGPDGNRWEETSEATVSNDTVSTSLHPLGPEGEYTVGYRVLSADGHTVTGSTTFTLSTAGDGEVPPQPVDESTESAEEGADSGDTGGMPVWPWIAGAALLLVVGVTVAMRLGNDDRSPKK; translated from the coding sequence ATGACGACGCGGCGCGGCGCGCGTTGGTCGCTGATCGCCTCGATCGTCGGGTTCATGCTGCTCGGGATCGCGGCACCGGCCTGGGCGCACAACGTGTTGATCGAGAGTCGTCCCGGGGACGGCGACATGGTGGAGGGCGCACCGGAGATCGTCGAGTTGGTCTTCGATCAGCGGGTTCAACCGGGCTTCAACACGGTGACGGTGACCGGGCCGGATGGGAATCGCTGGGAGGAGACCAGCGAGGCGACGGTGTCGAACGACACCGTCAGCACCTCGCTGCATCCGCTCGGGCCCGAGGGCGAGTACACCGTCGGGTACCGGGTGCTCTCCGCCGACGGCCACACCGTCACCGGAAGCACCACCTTCACCCTCTCGACGGCAGGGGACGGCGAGGTTCCGCCGCAGCCGGTCGACGAGTCCACCGAGTCCGCCGAGGAGGGCGCCGATTCCGGGGATACGGGTGGAATGCCGGTCTGGCCGTGGATCGCCGGGGCGGCGCTGCTGTTGGTCGTCGGAGTCACGGTGGCCATGCGGCTGGGCAACGACGACCGGAGCCCGAAGAAGTAG
- a CDS encoding copper resistance D family protein: MNRDTDRGLARFPLFIALAGAVAGLALGLALAVGTAATPADVFALPALRLAVDLTGTLVVGSSAIGLLLPAESHSPARSTAGRAAAREVRHLGGRLTLAGSAAWALLALVLLWVQAGIASGEGLGIGLDRVSDYLDVVAAGRGLLVAAAAAVLCGVLVAVGERRELPPWMLPAVALLGITALPLTGHAAALEDHGLAVAVAALHAGAAAVWVGGLAVILLLVAPRRGLAAQVLPRFSRIAAWSLAIVAVSGLLSALIRIDPMPAGLLTTGYGWLVLAKTGVLMLLAAVGWTLRSRVVPSVARHQPGSLRRWATIELGLMTLAFGLAAVLAMV; the protein is encoded by the coding sequence GTGAATCGCGATACTGACCGAGGTCTCGCTCGGTTTCCGCTGTTCATCGCCTTGGCAGGGGCGGTGGCCGGGCTGGCGCTCGGCCTCGCCCTTGCCGTGGGCACTGCGGCGACGCCCGCCGATGTGTTCGCGCTGCCCGCCCTGCGGCTGGCGGTCGACCTCACGGGCACCCTCGTGGTCGGCTCGTCCGCCATCGGCCTCCTGTTGCCCGCCGAATCGCATTCGCCTGCCCGATCCACGGCCGGTCGTGCCGCAGCCCGCGAGGTTCGACATCTCGGCGGACGACTCACGCTCGCAGGCTCGGCGGCCTGGGCCCTGCTCGCCCTCGTCCTGCTGTGGGTGCAGGCAGGCATCGCCAGCGGCGAAGGACTGGGTATCGGGCTCGACCGGGTCTCGGACTACCTCGATGTGGTGGCGGCGGGCCGGGGGCTGCTCGTCGCAGCAGCCGCCGCAGTGCTGTGTGGCGTCCTCGTCGCGGTCGGCGAGCGCCGCGAGCTCCCACCCTGGATGCTCCCGGCGGTAGCCCTACTCGGGATCACCGCCCTACCGCTCACCGGACACGCCGCCGCGCTGGAGGACCACGGCCTCGCGGTGGCCGTGGCGGCGCTCCACGCGGGTGCCGCAGCGGTATGGGTCGGTGGACTCGCGGTGATCCTGCTGTTGGTGGCCCCGCGCCGGGGACTGGCAGCGCAGGTATTGCCCCGGTTCTCCCGGATCGCGGCCTGGTCACTGGCCATCGTTGCGGTAAGCGGTCTACTCAGTGCGCTCATCCGCATCGATCCGATGCCCGCCGGGCTGCTCACGACCGGGTACGGCTGGCTGGTCCTCGCGAAAACCGGCGTCCTCATGTTGCTGGCCGCCGTCGGCTGGACACTGCGATCCCGGGTCGTTCCCAGCGTCGCCCGGCATCAGCCAGGTAGCCTGCGGCGCTGGGCCACGATCGAACTGGGCCTCATGACCCTCGCCTTCGGACTCGCCGCCGTACTCGCGATGGTCTGA
- a CDS encoding aminoglycoside phosphotransferase family protein, with protein MTVIAENRIDGRFTIAKLTVALEEICARVGLDPRGARLIRVTNNAVFELADRRHVVRIVASARLRHRAEKVVRIARWLAENDVSAVRLPAGIEQPVYAAGQVATIWEMIPHVGPPPGAKDLARLLRDIHRLQAPDFPLPTWRPLDDVHRRLADAEELSDRDRAFLEGRCAEVADRLRDLRFPLPQGVLHGDAHLGNLIPGPDGTAICDFDSTCVGPREWDLTPLAVGAQRFLHPEEQQRLLAYEYGFDITRWSGFAVLRDVRELKLTTSVLPILRSNPGVRAQLQLRLESLRSGDVTVPWTPYR; from the coding sequence ATGACGGTGATCGCGGAGAACCGAATCGACGGTCGTTTCACGATCGCGAAGCTGACCGTCGCGCTCGAGGAGATCTGCGCGCGAGTCGGACTCGATCCACGCGGGGCGAGGTTGATCCGCGTGACGAACAACGCGGTGTTCGAGCTGGCCGATCGGCGGCACGTCGTGCGTATCGTCGCGTCGGCCCGGCTCCGGCACCGCGCCGAGAAGGTGGTGCGGATCGCCCGCTGGCTGGCCGAGAACGACGTTTCGGCGGTCCGGCTGCCTGCGGGTATCGAGCAGCCGGTCTATGCGGCGGGTCAGGTGGCGACGATCTGGGAGATGATCCCCCACGTCGGCCCGCCACCGGGTGCCAAGGACCTGGCCCGGCTGCTCCGCGACATCCATCGCCTCCAGGCACCGGACTTCCCGTTGCCGACCTGGCGGCCGCTCGACGACGTTCATCGGCGACTCGCCGACGCGGAGGAACTGTCCGATCGGGACCGGGCCTTTCTGGAGGGCCGCTGTGCCGAGGTGGCCGACCGGCTGCGCGACCTGCGTTTCCCCTTGCCGCAGGGCGTGCTGCATGGCGATGCCCACCTCGGCAATCTCATCCCGGGGCCGGACGGCACGGCGATCTGCGACTTCGATTCGACGTGCGTCGGCCCCCGGGAGTGGGACCTCACCCCGCTGGCCGTCGGCGCCCAACGCTTCCTGCACCCCGAGGAGCAGCAGCGGCTGTTGGCCTACGAGTACGGCTTCGACATCACCCGCTGGTCGGGATTCGCCGTGCTGCGGGACGTCCGAGAACTGAAGCTGACCACCAGTGTGCTGCCGATCCTGCGGAGTAATCCCGGCGTTCGCGCCCAGTTGCAGCTGCGCCTCGAATCGCTGCGATCGGGCGATGTCACGGTCCCGTGGACGCCCTATCGTTGA
- a CDS encoding helix-turn-helix transcriptional regulator — MNTIGTRSALVTPEFWEGQEMRDALLKREISAVYRLLRKHGISQRQIAAATGQSQSEVSEILKGRQVMAYDVLVRIADGLRVPRGFMGLAYDEGTAIKVVGVTGDSKSEEDETVKRRKFLAHAAAVTVGAAVFGEDEVWAPTSDQTPVPGRIGVTDVRQIEAATSALRSLDSRHGGGFCRDAVIAQLRWAQQLLSAQRRDGIENRLFVAIGDLHNLAGWTSFDTGLIDSARGHFSRALEFARRGGDDSLVANVLYRTGRLYLHHDEPNEALKLFQLGQMAAQNTGSQLTTAVLCANEAWAYAKMGMERPAKNLVNMAKDMFERSERSDPPGWVRFFDETDLFAMIGAIHTELATKDDADPKHSRIAINSLNRAISDYQAVGGAPTRNVAFQCTMLALNHLIEGDTDQSSQMGSLALDASEHVRSKRVFDRMKPLEDLAQKRSANPMSKELAERIRSHRVA, encoded by the coding sequence ATGAACACCATCGGTACGCGCAGCGCTCTTGTTACACCCGAGTTCTGGGAGGGCCAAGAGATGCGCGACGCGCTTCTCAAGCGCGAGATCAGCGCCGTCTATCGGTTGCTACGCAAACACGGCATCTCTCAGCGTCAGATCGCCGCCGCGACAGGGCAGTCGCAGTCCGAGGTCTCGGAGATCCTCAAGGGCCGACAGGTCATGGCTTATGACGTGCTGGTCCGGATTGCAGACGGGCTCCGGGTTCCTCGGGGGTTCATGGGCTTGGCCTATGACGAGGGCACCGCGATCAAGGTCGTTGGCGTGACTGGTGACTCAAAGTCGGAGGAGGACGAAACGGTGAAGCGCCGTAAATTCCTGGCGCACGCTGCCGCCGTGACCGTCGGGGCTGCCGTCTTCGGAGAAGACGAGGTTTGGGCGCCTACCTCGGATCAGACCCCGGTGCCGGGGCGGATCGGGGTGACCGACGTACGTCAGATCGAGGCGGCGACCAGTGCGCTGCGGTCATTGGACTCCCGACACGGCGGCGGTTTCTGTCGGGACGCCGTGATCGCCCAGCTCAGATGGGCTCAGCAGCTTCTCAGCGCGCAGCGCCGGGACGGGATCGAGAACCGGCTCTTCGTCGCCATCGGCGACCTGCACAACCTCGCGGGCTGGACGTCGTTCGACACCGGACTGATCGACTCCGCGCGCGGACACTTCTCGCGAGCACTCGAGTTCGCCCGCCGAGGCGGCGACGATTCGCTGGTCGCGAACGTGCTCTACCGCACGGGCCGGTTGTACCTACACCACGACGAGCCCAACGAGGCGCTGAAGCTCTTCCAACTCGGCCAGATGGCTGCCCAGAACACCGGTTCGCAGCTCACCACTGCGGTGCTCTGCGCGAACGAGGCGTGGGCGTACGCGAAGATGGGCATGGAGCGGCCCGCGAAGAACTTGGTCAACATGGCCAAGGACATGTTCGAGCGCAGTGAGCGCAGCGATCCGCCCGGCTGGGTGCGGTTCTTCGACGAGACCGACCTCTTCGCCATGATCGGAGCCATCCACACCGAGCTGGCCACCAAGGACGACGCCGATCCCAAGCACAGCCGGATCGCGATCAACTCGCTGAACAGGGCGATCAGCGACTACCAGGCCGTCGGCGGTGCACCGACCAGGAATGTGGCGTTCCAGTGCACGATGCTCGCGTTGAACCACCTCATCGAGGGCGACACCGACCAGAGCTCGCAGATGGGCTCGTTGGCACTCGACGCGAGTGAACACGTCCGCTCCAAGCGGGTGTTCGACCGGATGAAGCCGTTGGAAGACCTAGCGCAGAAGCGATCCGCCAATCCGATGAGCAAGGAGCTCGCGGAGCGGATCAGGAGCCACCGAGTGGCATGA